Below is a window of Mucilaginibacter sp. PAMC 26640 DNA.
ATCTTGGAACACCTTTTTGGAACAACGGGAAATGCCATTTCACGGGCCATTTTAGCCACCGGCATTTGTTAGTAGTTTTGGATCATTACATTTACGGTTACATCAAGCCAGCTAAATTTGAAAAAGTTAACCTTTTACGATTTTATTAAGATAGATGAATACTCTGCAACACCAAAATATTTGCAGCTGGCCAATTCTATCGTTAATGCCATCGAGGCTGCCGTTATTCAAAAGGATTACCTGCTCCCCTCCATCAACGAGTTGAGTTACCAGTTTGATATTTCCCGTGATACCATCCAGAAAAGCTATAAGCACTTAAAAAAGATTGGCGTTGTCAACTCCTTTCCAGGTAAGGGCTACTGCATTTCCAATATGGACTTTCGCCAAAAGCTAAAAGTGTTTTTACTGTTCAATAAGCTTAGTCCGCATAAAAAGATCATTTACGACGCCATGGTGCAGGCGCTGGGAGATGATGTTGCGATAGATTTTTATATCTACAACAACGATTTTAAGCTGTTTAAAAAGCTGCTCCAATCCAAAAAAGAAGACTATTCGCATTACGTAATTATTCCTCATTTCATCGATGGCGGAGAAAATGCCAACGAGATCATCAATACCATCCCGAAGGATAAACTGATCTTGCTGGATAAAAACATCCCGGGCATCAGTGGCGAATATAGCGTGGTGTACGAGAATTTTGAAAAGGATATTTACGGGGCGCTAAGCCAGGCAAAGGAACCGTTGAGTAAATACGATACCATTAAACTCATCTTTCCCGATCAAACCTACTTCCCGGTAGAGATCATTAAAGGGTTCCAGCACTTTTGCCAGCAGTATGCCTTCAATCATGAGGTGATCAACGATATCAGTACCGCCCCCTTAAAAAAAGGCGAGGTTTTTATCAGCCTGATGGAAGACGACCTGGTGATCCTGCTGGAAAGAACGATGGAGCTTAAACTTAAAGTCGGCAAGGAAGTTGGCGTAATTTCCTACAATGAAACTCCTGTGAAAAAAGTTTTGTTGAATGGCATCACCACCATATCAACGGATTTCAAATACATGGGAAATATAGCTGCCGGCATGGTGTTAGGGAAATCGAAAGGGCATGTAGAGGTGCCGTTTTACTACACGCGGAGAGCGTCTATATAATAAGTAAGAATTTAGTGAAAACCGTATATTTGTTTGTATGTTTAATGAAAAAGACAAAAGATGAATTACAAAATATCATTTTCGGAGATGGACCGGTTGGCGAGGATAGCCAACTCAAAAAAGCCCAAACTTTCCTTAGAAGATATGCGCAAACAAGTGTGTCAAGTGAAACATCGAAGCAATTCAAATATCAAGAAGCAGCAGCACTCTTAGCTTTTGCTGAAAAAGAAGGGCTTTACTATACCCTTCCTGTAATAACTGCTAATTTTCTCGGCGAGGGGGCAGAGCAAAAGGTCTACAGATACGACGATGCTACCGTTTTAAAGACTAATCAGCGTATTTTCTACGAAACCTGGCTCGACTATTTTAATAGTCTTTTGATTCATAACTATTTTTTTAAAACAACTGCTTACCATTTTATTGGTTTTCAAATAATTGATGATGTGTTGCAGGCAATTGTTCAACAGGAATTTATTATTTCAGATGAAGTCGTAAATCAGGAACAATTGAAAAATTTCCTAATTTATAACGGGTTTAAGCACACGCGAAACAATGATTACAGCCATCCTGAAATCGGCTTGATTTTAGAGGATCTTCATGATGAAAATGTATTGTCTTATCATGGAATACTTTATTTTATAGATACCGTTTTTTATTTAACTCCTAAGTTTTTCCACTAGCTTTCCTGCAAAACCTAACGCCCTTCCCCGGTCAGCACAGCACAGGTTGCCAATGCCAATTTCATCAGGTATTCTTGCGTATTACAGTACCAATAATAAGCCATCTAAATTGTTGCCTGAAGATCCTGGGTCATGTCCGCTATCCGGAATTGTGCCGGCCGGATCAGCTACTGGCAAAAAGATTTGTAAACCACATGGAGAAAATATACCGCAACCCTATTTTTAATCATCTGCTCACTTCCCTTTTGCTAAAAAAAGCTGTCGTGATTTTTCTTTTTACAGCGGTGTGCGGGGCTTCCTTCTGCCAGGTAAAACCAAACGTTAAGCAGGGATTACCTGCCAACTTTCGCGCTATCGAATCAGGCTTTGTAAACATTCCCGACTCCGTTCAAACCAGTATTTACTGGTATTGGATCTCCGGCAATATTTCTAAAGAAGGGGTGATCAAAGATCTGGAGGCCATGAAAAAAGTGGGTATCAACCGTGCCTTTATTGGTAATATCGGTTTGGATAACGTCCCTCAAGGCAAGATTAAAATGTTTTCGGACGAGTGGTGGGATATTCTGCATACCGCCCTTAAAACTGCCACCAGGCTGAATATCCAGATCGGGCTTTTCAATAGCCCCGGCTGGAGCCAGTCGGGTGGGCCCTGGGTTAAACCGGAGCAGTCCATGCGCTACCTTACCTCATCTAAACAAATGCTGAAAGGCCCGGCATTATTCAACGGACAGTTGCTTAAGCCAAAGGAATTGTTCCAGGATGTAAAAGTTTTGGCCTACCCGGTTGCACCAGGCTACGGTGATGATATCAGCAGGCAAAAAGTAGTACTTTCTGCTACGCCGGATGTTGATTCGCTGCGTAACCTAATGGACCACGATCCTAAGACTGCCGTTCATTTAAAAGGCGGCCAGCAGTTTTCAGTAGCCGCTAACTTAAAAGAGGCTTATACGGTCCGCAGCTTAACACTTACCACCACCCAGCAGCCTGTTCGGTTGGCAGGCGAGATCCAGGTAAATGTGAACGATAATTTCGTTACCCTTAGAAAGTTTAAAATTGACCGCAGCAACCCGGCCATTAATACCGGTTTTGTACCTTTTCCGCCTGCTGCCATCTCGCTGCCACTTACCACGGCGAAAAACTTCCGGGTAGTATTTACTACCATATCTAACGATTGCGGAATTACCGAACTCAAATTCTCCGGTACACCGGTAGTAGAAAATTACGACGAAAAAACACTGGCTAAAATGTGGCCCAATCCGCACCCTTTTTGGGATGCTTACCAATGGCCGCAGCAACCCGATGAGCCTTCGTCCTTTTATATCAACCCGGCAAAAGTTATGGATATCTCTCATTTCATGACTGCTGACGGTACCCTTAAATGGAACGTGCCTGCCGGTAACTGGATGGTTGAGCGCACCGGCATGACGCCAACCACGGCAACCAACAGCCCCGCCCCGCCGGAAGGGACAGGCTTAGAGGCGGATAAAATGAGCAAGCAGCATATCGCGGCGCATTTTGAAGCTTTTTTAGGCGAAGTGATCAGGCGGATTCCTGCGGCGGACAGGCAATCATGGAAAGTAACCGTGGAGGACAGTTACGAAACCGGCGGCCAAAACTGGACCGACGACCTGATAGCGGAATTCAAACAAAAATACAACTACGATCCAACACCTTACATCCCCGTTTTGCAAGGGACTGTGATTGGCAGCGAAGATCAATCCGACAGGTTTCTTTGGGATTTGAGGCGCTTAATTGCTGATGATGTTTCGTTTAAATACGTAGGCGGGCTCCGGGAGATCAGCCACAAATACGGCCTTACTACCTGGCTGGAAAACTATGGTCACTGGGGGTTCCCGGGCGAGTTTTTGCAATACGGCGGCCAGTCGGACGAGGTTGGCGGCGAGTTTTGGAGCGAGGGTGACCTGGGCGATATAGAAAACCGGGCTGCATCGTCTTCGGCCCATATCTACGGTAAAACAAAGGTTTCCGCAGAATCATTTACCGCTGCAGGTGCGGAGTTCAGGCGGTACCCGGCCATGTTTAAAAAACGCGGGGACAGGTTTTTTACCGAAGGTATTAACAATACCCTGATGCATGTATATGTCCAGCAGCCAAATGATGATGCCATACCGGGCTTTAACGCCTGGTTTGGAGTAGAGTTTAACCGGCTCAACACCTGGTTTTATGATATGGATGTGTTTCTCAAATACATTAAACGCAGTAATATGATGCTGCAGCAGGGGCAGTATGTGGCCGATGTTGCTTATTTTATTGGCGAGGATGCACCAAAGATGATCGGGGTGACGGACCCGGCATTGCCGCAGGGTTACGCTTTCGATTATATTAACGGTGATGTGATTAAACAGCGGCTAACCGTAAAAAATGGCAAGCTTGTTTTACCAAACGGCATTAGCTATAGCGTACTGGTACTGCCCAAACTGCAAACCATTCGCCCGGAACTGCTTGTTAAGATAAAAGAACTGGTAAAACAAGGCGCTGTTGTTCTTGGTCCAAAGCCGGAGCGCTCGCCAAGTTTGGCCGGTTATCCGGCAGCAGACGAGCAGGTAAAAAGCATTGCCGCCGAACTTTGGGGTAATGTTGATGGTACCAGGAATAAAGTTCATCACTACGGAAAAGGGATGGTAATTAATGGAATTGATCTGCAACAAACGCTGGACCTGATTAAGGTGAAACCGGATCTGAAAATTTCCGGCAGCGAACCAGTACTGTTTATCCACCGCAAGCTAAACGAAGGGGCCATCTATTTTATCTCCAACCAAAAGGATACCCCGGTAAAATTTTCTACCGCTTTTCGTATCACGGGCAAAATCCCCGAGCTGTGGGATGCGGTAACCGGTGCCATGCGCAACCTGCCGGTGTACACGCAGCATGCAGGTACAACCCAAATCAATATGCAGCTGGAGCCTTTTGAAAGTGCCTTCGTGATCTTTAGAAACAATGTGGCGACAAGTAATACAAAAAAAGCCAATTACCCTTCGCCTGTACATACCACAGCCATTACACAACCCTGGACGGTAAACTTTGATAAAGCGCGGCGCGGGCCTGCAAACCCGGTGGTTTTTAATACGCTGACGGATTGGACGGTAAATGCAAACGACAGCATCAAATATTATTCGGGCACTGCCTATTACCATAATACCTTTAAAGTGGAGCAGGTAACAAAGGGTGCAAATTATTTTATCGACCTTGGCCTTGCCCGGGCAATTGCCAAAGTGAAGGTAAACGGCATAGATGTAGGCGGCGCATGGACCCCGCCTTACCGGCTGGATATTACAAAAGCGCTAAAGCCGGGCGAAAATAAAATTGAAATAAAAGTGGTTAATACCTGGGCAAACCGATTGGTAGGTGATCAGCGGCTGCCCAAAGATCAGCGAAAAACATCGGCAAATTACAGTCCGGATGCAAAGGCTTCATTGGAATCATCCGGCTTGTTGGGCCCGGTAAAAATTGATGAAATAATTTATTAAAGGCAGCATGAGCAAGATCAAATTATATATTCTCCCATTATTGCTTTTTTTTACCAGGAGCACTTACGCGCAGCTGCCGCCGGTTTTTGCCGGTACACATCTTAAAGATGTGCAAACCGAGGAGACTGTTCGGCGGTATCTTTCACCTGTGCGCATTTTATGGCAAGCGCCGGGTGCGGCCAGCCATATCAAAAATGCCGAACGCTTATTGAAGCCGGGTGATGGACAGGCCGACCTTTCGGGTAAGGACCTGTGCGTAATGGAAAATGATGCTACCGGCAAAGCTGGCTTACTGCTGGATTTTGGCCGCGAAATGCACGGCGGGCTGCAGCTGGTTACCGATCAATCCCGGGGAGGCAAACCGGTGAGGGTTCGCATCAGGTTTGGCGAATCAGCAAGTGAGGCCATGAGCGACATCGATACTGTAAAGGGTGCAACCAATGACCATGCCATGCGCGATTTTGTGATCTCGCTGCCCTGGCTGGGTAAACTGGAGGTGGGTAACACCGGTTTCCGGTTTGTGCGGATAGATCTGCTGGATGATAATGCACAGCTAAAACTTAAAGAAGCACGCGCAATTTTCATTTACCGCGATATTCCGTACCTCGGCTCGTTCAAAAGCAGTGATACCTTACTAAACAAGATCTGGATGACCGGGGCTTATACCGTACACCTCAATATGCAGGATTATCTTTGGGATGGCATCAAACGCGACCGCCTGGTTTGGGTGGGTGATATGCACCCCGAAACATCAACCATAGCAGCGGTGTTTGGTAATAGCAATGTGGTAACCAAAAGCCTGGATCTGGCACGTGACATTACCCCATTGCCCGAATACATGAACGGTATGGTGTCTTACTCGATGTGGTGGGTTCTCATTCAGCGCGATTGGTATATGCACAACGGCGACCTGGCCTATCTAAAAAAGCAAAAAATATACTTAACTGCTTTGCTCAATCAGTTTGCTCAAAAAATTGATGCCAATAACAGCGAAAGCCTGAACGATGGTGCCCGCTTTTTAGACTGGCCCTCCAGCACTGACCCGAAGGCAATCCACGCGGGCCTGCAGGCTATGCTGGTGATGACTTTAAATGCCGGGGCAGAGCTCAGCACGGTTTTAAATGATCCTGCTACCGCAGCCCGGTGCAAAGCCGCGGTAGCCAATTTGAAAAAGAACGTACCCGATCCGGGCAGTTCCAAACAAGCGGCGGCTTTGCTTTCGCTCTCGGGCCTGATGCCGGCTGAAAAGGCAAACCAGATCCTGTCGGCAGGCGGCGTACACAATTACTCCACCTTTTTTGGCTATTACATGCTGAACGCCAAAGCTAATGCAGGGGATTACCAGGGTGGGGTGGATGCTATCCGCAATTATTGGGGGCCTATGCTCTCATTAGGTGCAACCACCTTTTGGGAAGATTTTAATATCGACTGGCTGCCCAATGCATCAAGAATAGATGAACTGGTGCCTGCAGGTAAAAAAGATATCCATGGGGATTACGGCGCGTTTTGTTATAAAGGGTTTCGGCATAGTTTAAGCCACGGCTGGGCGTCGGGCCCAACGCCATGGCTTACCCAATATGTGCTGGGCGTTAATTTAATGGCGCCGGGTTGCCGGGTATTAAAGATTGCACCGCATTTGGGCGATCTGAAATATGCAGAAGGCACTTTCCCCACGCCGTTGGGTATTGTCAGCATCAAAAATACAAGGCTGGCGAATGGCAGCGTTAATATTGAAGTGAAAGCGCCAAAGGGTATTAAAATTATAAAGGTTAAATGATAAATTGCCGCAACAATGAGAATTATCAAACTAACAGTTGCTGTTTTATTGGGCATAGGCTTGCTTAGCTCATTCAGCAACCGGGAAACAACCTGGGTGGCCATCGGCGATTCGATCACTTACCTGAACGATCACCGTAATGAAACGGCGAACCGCGTTACTAAAGGCTATTTGACTGGTGTTGCCGAGCATTTTCCTGGGCTGCATTACATCAATAAGGGATACAACGGATGGACATCAGGCAATATAGCCAGCCGGATAGATAGCCTGGGCCTCACCAAAGCCGATACCTATTCGGTATTTTTAGGCACGAATGACTGGTGGCAGGGCAGGCCACTGGGTGCGCTGGCGGATTACAAAACCAATAGAGGCAATGCCACGGTTTATGGATCCTTCCGGATCATTATCAATAAAATCCGCAGCCT
It encodes the following:
- a CDS encoding alpha-L-rhamnosidase, producing the protein MPPVFAGTHLKDVQTEETVRRYLSPVRILWQAPGAASHIKNAERLLKPGDGQADLSGKDLCVMENDATGKAGLLLDFGREMHGGLQLVTDQSRGGKPVRVRIRFGESASEAMSDIDTVKGATNDHAMRDFVISLPWLGKLEVGNTGFRFVRIDLLDDNAQLKLKEARAIFIYRDIPYLGSFKSSDTLLNKIWMTGAYTVHLNMQDYLWDGIKRDRLVWVGDMHPETSTIAAVFGNSNVVTKSLDLARDITPLPEYMNGMVSYSMWWVLIQRDWYMHNGDLAYLKKQKIYLTALLNQFAQKIDANNSESLNDGARFLDWPSSTDPKAIHAGLQAMLVMTLNAGAELSTVLNDPATAARCKAAVANLKKNVPDPGSSKQAAALLSLSGLMPAEKANQILSAGGVHNYSTFFGYYMLNAKANAGDYQGGVDAIRNYWGPMLSLGATTFWEDFNIDWLPNASRIDELVPAGKKDIHGDYGAFCYKGFRHSLSHGWASGPTPWLTQYVLGVNLMAPGCRVLKIAPHLGDLKYAEGTFPTPLGIVSIKNTRLANGSVNIEVKAPKGIKIIKVK
- a CDS encoding glycoside hydrolase family 2; translated protein: MIFLFTAVCGASFCQVKPNVKQGLPANFRAIESGFVNIPDSVQTSIYWYWISGNISKEGVIKDLEAMKKVGINRAFIGNIGLDNVPQGKIKMFSDEWWDILHTALKTATRLNIQIGLFNSPGWSQSGGPWVKPEQSMRYLTSSKQMLKGPALFNGQLLKPKELFQDVKVLAYPVAPGYGDDISRQKVVLSATPDVDSLRNLMDHDPKTAVHLKGGQQFSVAANLKEAYTVRSLTLTTTQQPVRLAGEIQVNVNDNFVTLRKFKIDRSNPAINTGFVPFPPAAISLPLTTAKNFRVVFTTISNDCGITELKFSGTPVVENYDEKTLAKMWPNPHPFWDAYQWPQQPDEPSSFYINPAKVMDISHFMTADGTLKWNVPAGNWMVERTGMTPTTATNSPAPPEGTGLEADKMSKQHIAAHFEAFLGEVIRRIPAADRQSWKVTVEDSYETGGQNWTDDLIAEFKQKYNYDPTPYIPVLQGTVIGSEDQSDRFLWDLRRLIADDVSFKYVGGLREISHKYGLTTWLENYGHWGFPGEFLQYGGQSDEVGGEFWSEGDLGDIENRAASSSAHIYGKTKVSAESFTAAGAEFRRYPAMFKKRGDRFFTEGINNTLMHVYVQQPNDDAIPGFNAWFGVEFNRLNTWFYDMDVFLKYIKRSNMMLQQGQYVADVAYFIGEDAPKMIGVTDPALPQGYAFDYINGDVIKQRLTVKNGKLVLPNGISYSVLVLPKLQTIRPELLVKIKELVKQGAVVLGPKPERSPSLAGYPAADEQVKSIAAELWGNVDGTRNKVHHYGKGMVINGIDLQQTLDLIKVKPDLKISGSEPVLFIHRKLNEGAIYFISNQKDTPVKFSTAFRITGKIPELWDAVTGAMRNLPVYTQHAGTTQINMQLEPFESAFVIFRNNVATSNTKKANYPSPVHTTAITQPWTVNFDKARRGPANPVVFNTLTDWTVNANDSIKYYSGTAYYHNTFKVEQVTKGANYFIDLGLARAIAKVKVNGIDVGGAWTPPYRLDITKALKPGENKIEIKVVNTWANRLVGDQRLPKDQRKTSANYSPDAKASLESSGLLGPVKIDEIIY
- a CDS encoding transcriptional regulator, with amino-acid sequence MKKLTFYDFIKIDEYSATPKYLQLANSIVNAIEAAVIQKDYLLPSINELSYQFDISRDTIQKSYKHLKKIGVVNSFPGKGYCISNMDFRQKLKVFLLFNKLSPHKKIIYDAMVQALGDDVAIDFYIYNNDFKLFKKLLQSKKEDYSHYVIIPHFIDGGENANEIINTIPKDKLILLDKNIPGISGEYSVVYENFEKDIYGALSQAKEPLSKYDTIKLIFPDQTYFPVEIIKGFQHFCQQYAFNHEVINDISTAPLKKGEVFISLMEDDLVILLERTMELKLKVGKEVGVISYNETPVKKVLLNGITTISTDFKYMGNIAAGMVLGKSKGHVEVPFYYTRRASI